The following proteins are co-located in the Acidicapsa acidisoli genome:
- a CDS encoding YihY/virulence factor BrkB family protein yields the protein MSPFARYVRALRVALWQALQNDVLDTAKATAYSGMLMLFPTFLVLTTILALVPAGNTLLYALRTTSEQFLPPDTMSLLQSYFETQRGFSLQVLLSAISLTVFAALGVMLTLMEGFRRAYQLPAKGWSGWQLRLRALLLVPIALVPLSIATCILIFGQPIEQWMIENSQHELHIFVLLLWRLARWSLALLTSATVLGALYHFGTRTRESWICVAPGAITSTFIWFPVTLAFGLYVTRVADYSIIYGSLGTAIATLVWLYITSFSVLLGAQVNGVLHRHRKELLIQEREDPVEFEPEPHTEPGIESSPFPSE from the coding sequence ATGTCCCCATTTGCCCGATACGTTCGCGCTCTTCGTGTCGCCCTTTGGCAGGCGCTGCAGAATGACGTTCTGGATACCGCCAAGGCCACTGCCTATTCGGGAATGCTGATGCTCTTCCCGACTTTTCTGGTCCTCACCACAATCCTCGCCCTGGTTCCCGCGGGCAATACGCTTTTGTACGCCCTCCGAACCACATCCGAGCAGTTTCTTCCCCCCGACACGATGTCCCTCCTCCAGTCCTACTTCGAAACCCAGCGAGGATTTTCGCTTCAGGTACTGCTGTCGGCGATTTCTCTCACAGTCTTTGCCGCCCTCGGCGTGATGCTCACCCTGATGGAGGGTTTCCGCCGCGCCTACCAGCTACCGGCAAAGGGCTGGAGCGGCTGGCAGTTGCGGCTGCGCGCGCTGCTGCTGGTGCCGATAGCCCTGGTTCCACTCTCTATCGCCACATGCATTCTGATCTTCGGCCAGCCCATCGAACAGTGGATGATCGAGAACTCACAACATGAGCTGCACATCTTCGTTCTGCTGCTCTGGCGACTGGCGCGATGGTCGCTCGCACTCCTTACCAGCGCGACCGTTCTTGGCGCGCTGTATCACTTCGGGACGCGCACCCGGGAAAGCTGGATTTGTGTCGCACCCGGCGCCATCACCTCGACCTTCATTTGGTTCCCCGTGACACTGGCCTTCGGGCTCTATGTAACGCGAGTGGCTGACTACTCGATCATCTACGGCTCACTGGGCACCGCCATCGCCACGCTGGTCTGGCTGTACATCACCTCCTTCAGCGTGCTGCTGGGCGCACAGGTCAACGGAGTCTTGCACCGCCACCGCAAAGAGCTTCTGATCCAGGAGCGCGAGGACCCCGTCGAATTCGAGCCGGAACCGCACACCGAACCGGGGATCGAGTCCAGCCCCTTCCCATCCGAGTAG
- the pyk gene encoding pyruvate kinase, whose translation MSTANLSFTESHLQRRAKIVATLGPASNTEPVFRQLVRAGLDVVRLNFSHGTHEEKLALIQMIRKVSREEHKPLCILGDLQGPKIRTSKLVDHKPVMLVAGEKITITPREVEGTAALVGTTFKTLAQNVEEGSRILLSDGLIELRVHQIDGDDVICEIINGGKLGENKGINLPGIAVRVPSLTAKDDVDLEFALRAGVDAIAVSFVRTAEDINLVRNRVAAYGGVTWIIAKLEKPQAIEHLDAILQVADGIMVARGDLGVEVPPEKVPALQKLIIRRAADYRKPVITATQMLESMIDNPRPTRAEVSDVANAIYDGTDAVMLSGESAMGSYPVEAVKMMARIVAEAEDNILAARADGTALVRPRHKTLSVAETICEATAHAAEDLELKGIAIFTESGATAIKLSKYQPSAPIYAFSSIEVTINRLNLLWGVVPVHCAKVQTTEAMVELAETLLEQYKYVKKGEIIALIAGTGTKSGSTNFLRLHKLGDRIHRTFFDPTAVPVSV comes from the coding sequence ATGTCTACCGCTAACCTTAGCTTTACCGAATCCCATCTGCAGCGACGTGCCAAGATTGTGGCGACCCTCGGACCGGCTTCGAATACCGAGCCGGTTTTTCGCCAACTGGTTCGCGCCGGCCTGGATGTGGTTCGTCTCAATTTCTCGCATGGCACCCATGAGGAAAAGCTCGCACTCATTCAGATGATTCGCAAGGTAAGCCGCGAGGAGCACAAGCCGCTCTGTATTCTCGGCGACCTGCAAGGACCCAAGATCCGCACCTCAAAGCTGGTGGATCACAAGCCGGTGATGCTGGTAGCCGGCGAAAAAATCACCATCACGCCGCGTGAAGTCGAAGGCACTGCGGCCCTCGTTGGCACAACCTTCAAGACTCTGGCACAAAACGTCGAGGAAGGCTCGCGCATTCTGCTCTCCGATGGCCTGATTGAACTGCGTGTCCATCAGATCGATGGCGACGATGTCATCTGCGAGATCATCAACGGCGGCAAGCTGGGTGAAAACAAGGGAATTAACTTGCCCGGCATCGCCGTCCGCGTCCCGTCTCTCACGGCAAAGGACGACGTCGATCTCGAATTCGCGCTACGCGCCGGAGTCGACGCCATTGCCGTTTCCTTTGTCCGAACCGCGGAAGATATCAATCTGGTCCGCAATCGCGTGGCTGCCTACGGGGGAGTTACCTGGATCATCGCCAAGCTCGAAAAGCCCCAGGCCATCGAACATCTGGATGCCATTCTCCAGGTTGCCGACGGAATCATGGTCGCCCGCGGCGATCTCGGCGTCGAAGTTCCGCCCGAGAAAGTGCCCGCGCTCCAGAAACTCATCATTCGCCGCGCCGCCGACTACCGCAAGCCCGTCATCACCGCGACACAAATGCTCGAATCGATGATCGATAACCCACGGCCCACCCGCGCCGAGGTCTCCGACGTCGCCAACGCCATCTACGATGGCACCGACGCCGTCATGCTCTCGGGCGAGTCCGCCATGGGTTCCTATCCCGTAGAGGCCGTCAAGATGATGGCCCGCATTGTCGCCGAAGCCGAAGACAACATCCTGGCGGCCCGAGCCGACGGCACCGCGCTCGTCCGCCCGCGCCATAAAACGCTCTCAGTCGCCGAGACGATCTGCGAAGCCACTGCTCACGCTGCCGAAGACCTCGAACTGAAGGGCATCGCCATCTTCACCGAATCCGGCGCGACCGCCATCAAGCTGTCGAAATACCAGCCGAGCGCTCCTATCTATGCTTTCAGCTCGATCGAAGTCACCATCAACCGCCTCAACCTGCTCTGGGGAGTCGTCCCCGTCCACTGTGCCAAGGTGCAGACCACCGAAGCCATGGTCGAACTGGCGGAAACCCTGCTTGAGCAGTACAAATACGTCAAAAAGGGCGAAATCATCGCGCTCATTGCTGGAACCGGCACCAAATCCGGCAGCACCAACTTCCTTCGCCTGCACAAGCTCGGCGACCGCATTCACCGCACCTTCTTCGACCCCACCGCTGTCCCGGTCAGCGTGTAG
- the mutL gene encoding DNA mismatch repair endonuclease MutL produces MGRIRILSDQVANQIAAGEVVDRPASVVKELLENALDAGATRIRVEVEAGGRKLIRITDNGHGMNRDDALLAFERHATSKLRTADDLLSIATLGFRGEALPSIASVSRVLLETCEPDSSGIRIEIAGGKILAVDDAALPAGTSIAVQDLFFNTPARRKFLRAESTELSHVTALVTHYALVHPDKHFELLSATHTLLQAPPVVRSAERIYQIFGAETLGQLLPVAAEAPLEHPGLPEPPPWKRNPDEPVREPGTLRLSGFYSKPELQKLNRNSIYIFVNKRLIRDRLLLHAISEAYRNIIPPTSFPVVLLFLEMPPEEVDVNVHPAKTEVRFRQQNRIHDFVRDSLRAALVSSRPAAGFLAALDSAPVASPTLMPSPAPHLPRPSEDAPIPPGQNGGNPDATFQLSPPVLPPLPRPLPFHPETNEPGLEPGLESTLENWAAAATALFSPAATAQIPSCGDEVPVPTADGATQMAEMTTRVEIQREQANLNSLGSLRPLGQLRDSFILAVNDDGLWIIDQHVAHERVLFEKILASRDVEAIQRQRLLMPLLVDLQPWQMAVFADIADELEKNGFEAEPFGPRTLAVKAAPVGLEGRELERMLTEVIEQTGGSGANSAQRKDLETLRGRIAASIACHSAIKVNTPLESQKMDWLLKELSKTKFPTSCPHGRPIALRYSWKEIQRAFQRI; encoded by the coding sequence ATGGGGCGCATTCGCATTCTTTCTGACCAGGTGGCCAACCAGATCGCCGCTGGCGAGGTCGTCGACCGGCCAGCTTCAGTGGTCAAGGAGCTGCTGGAGAACGCGCTGGACGCCGGCGCCACTCGCATCCGTGTCGAGGTCGAAGCAGGCGGCCGCAAGCTGATCCGCATCACCGACAACGGCCATGGCATGAATCGCGACGATGCTCTGCTCGCCTTCGAGCGTCACGCCACCTCCAAACTCCGCACCGCAGACGACCTGCTCTCCATCGCGACGCTGGGCTTTCGCGGTGAGGCGCTCCCTTCGATTGCGTCCGTATCTCGCGTTTTATTAGAGACTTGCGAGCCAGACTCCTCCGGAATTCGCATAGAAATTGCGGGCGGAAAGATCCTGGCCGTTGACGATGCGGCCCTGCCCGCCGGGACGTCCATCGCCGTCCAGGACCTGTTCTTCAACACTCCGGCCCGGCGGAAATTTCTGCGGGCCGAGTCGACCGAACTCTCTCACGTGACAGCGCTCGTCACGCATTACGCCCTGGTTCACCCGGACAAGCACTTCGAACTGCTCTCAGCCACGCATACCCTGCTGCAAGCTCCTCCAGTGGTCCGATCTGCCGAACGCATCTATCAGATTTTTGGCGCGGAGACGCTGGGCCAGCTCCTGCCTGTCGCTGCCGAAGCCCCCCTCGAACACCCCGGTCTGCCGGAACCGCCTCCATGGAAACGCAATCCGGATGAACCGGTGCGCGAGCCCGGAACTCTGCGCCTGAGCGGCTTCTATTCCAAGCCGGAACTGCAAAAGCTCAACCGCAACTCGATCTATATCTTTGTCAATAAACGGCTTATCCGCGACCGCCTGCTGCTGCACGCGATCAGCGAAGCCTATCGGAACATCATCCCTCCCACGTCTTTTCCGGTTGTTCTGCTCTTTCTCGAAATGCCACCCGAAGAGGTCGATGTCAACGTCCACCCGGCCAAGACCGAGGTCCGATTCCGCCAGCAGAATCGGATTCACGACTTCGTCCGCGACAGCCTGCGCGCCGCCCTCGTCAGTTCGCGCCCGGCCGCAGGATTCCTGGCAGCGCTCGATTCCGCACCTGTCGCCTCGCCTACCCTGATGCCGTCGCCCGCCCCCCATCTGCCGCGACCGTCCGAAGACGCGCCGATTCCGCCAGGCCAGAATGGCGGAAATCCGGACGCGACTTTCCAGCTTTCTCCGCCGGTCTTGCCTCCTCTACCGAGGCCGCTGCCATTTCACCCAGAGACCAATGAACCCGGACTTGAACCTGGCCTCGAGTCCACGCTGGAAAACTGGGCCGCTGCCGCGACAGCGCTATTCAGCCCGGCGGCGACAGCCCAGATCCCCTCCTGCGGGGACGAGGTACCAGTTCCGACGGCAGACGGTGCGACGCAGATGGCGGAGATGACCACCCGCGTTGAGATCCAGCGGGAGCAGGCCAATCTGAACAGCCTGGGCTCGCTCCGGCCTCTCGGGCAGTTGCGCGACTCGTTCATTCTCGCGGTCAACGACGACGGCCTATGGATCATCGACCAGCATGTCGCCCACGAGAGGGTGCTCTTCGAAAAGATCCTGGCCAGCCGGGATGTTGAAGCCATCCAGCGCCAGCGGCTGCTCATGCCTCTGCTGGTTGACCTTCAGCCCTGGCAAATGGCCGTTTTTGCCGATATTGCCGACGAACTGGAGAAAAATGGCTTCGAAGCTGAGCCTTTTGGCCCCCGAACGCTGGCTGTCAAGGCCGCACCTGTCGGTTTGGAGGGTCGCGAACTGGAGCGGATGCTGACGGAAGTGATTGAACAGACAGGGGGTTCCGGCGCAAACTCGGCCCAGCGCAAAGACCTGGAGACACTGCGGGGGCGCATTGCCGCCTCCATTGCGTGCCACTCCGCGATCAAGGTCAACACCCCTCTGGAATCCCAAAAAATGGATTGGCTATTAAAAGAATTATCAAAAACTAAATTTCCTACCAGTTGTCCCCATGGACGTCCAATAGCTTTGAGGTATTCTTGGAAGGAGATCCAGCGGGCCTTTCAGAGAATCTAA
- the cmk gene encoding (d)CMP kinase, with the protein MNSVAGLTPSEKAPKTRRPIIAIDGPAGAGKSTIARHLARYFGLLNLETGAMYRAFALKALASNASLEDLPALLALAANTSIYLEPTGEGNLVFLDGVDVTTRLREPRITDGASRVSVHPPIRAWMVRLQQDLGAAGGVVMEGRDIGTVVFPNADVKIFLDAAPEVRGLRRYDQMDSAAAAEVQPEEVIRELRARDERDRNRADSPLKPADDAVLLDSTHMSLEEVVGKVEAIVTEKLALEPSKA; encoded by the coding sequence ATGAACTCCGTAGCTGGTCTCACTCCTTCAGAAAAAGCACCCAAAACCCGCCGCCCGATCATCGCCATCGATGGTCCGGCGGGCGCGGGTAAAAGCACGATTGCCCGCCATCTGGCACGGTATTTTGGCCTTCTTAACCTGGAAACCGGAGCGATGTATCGCGCTTTTGCGCTGAAAGCACTCGCTTCGAACGCCTCACTCGAAGATCTTCCTGCGCTGCTCGCTCTTGCGGCCAACACCAGCATCTATCTGGAACCGACGGGCGAGGGCAATCTTGTTTTTTTAGATGGCGTTGACGTCACGACACGGTTACGCGAGCCGCGCATAACGGATGGTGCTTCGCGGGTCAGCGTTCACCCACCAATTCGCGCCTGGATGGTGCGCCTTCAGCAGGACCTGGGTGCTGCCGGTGGGGTGGTCATGGAGGGTAGGGACATCGGGACCGTGGTCTTTCCCAATGCCGATGTCAAGATCTTCCTCGACGCTGCTCCGGAGGTTCGCGGACTGCGTCGATACGACCAGATGGACTCGGCAGCCGCGGCCGAGGTGCAGCCCGAGGAAGTCATTCGCGAGCTGCGCGCACGCGACGAGCGCGACCGCAATCGAGCCGATTCTCCGCTGAAACCCGCTGACGACGCGGTTCTGCTGGACTCGACGCATATGAGTCTGGAAGAAGTTGTCGGAAAGGTCGAAGCGATCGTCACGGAAAAGCTTGCATTGGAGCCGTCGAAAGCCTAA
- a CDS encoding DUF4097 family beta strand repeat-containing protein, whose translation MASTQPPPGGYPPGRPPGSPSGPPPYGAPYTGDPRYYWRYQKEQNKAAWRAQRDMWRAQRDALRAQNRAMRVPSVAGPIVLICVGIIALLLISGRMDADQFWNWYGHWWPLLLIGIGVVALAEWAIDLRRDNPPARRFGGYFGIIVLLVIVGICAAGSHRFWGPLRAEFGDNNDDFFNALGEPQHDMDQAVLDTKVPANAQIEIQNPRGDVSISSGDDANVSVKAHQVAFASSDASAKKIFDAQQAHVTVSGNAVLVKVDGNSSGRTNLAITVPRSASVNVTTGHGGLTVAGLSGNVDAQVQHGDMEVTAIQGHVHARLSNHGDLSAHDIQGDVTVEGDGGDLTISDIHGKITLQGDYTGDTHVERADQSIHFHSSRTELDFARLPGDMSLNGDSLHATQVVGPVRVICSRSKDIELSQVYGDAHIEDHDARVELDMAGSYPVEVKNNKGDVEVSLPPNASESVEARTHNGDIVSDFPLSISGDEDKTMTGTIGKGGPKLTMSTEHADLRLHKGDEAPPMPTLSVAPKAPAAPKAPAAPTAPHLKASKGEEATPVTQ comes from the coding sequence ATGGCCAGCACACAACCACCTCCCGGAGGCTATCCTCCCGGCCGTCCGCCCGGTTCGCCGTCGGGACCACCGCCTTATGGAGCCCCGTACACCGGCGACCCGCGCTACTACTGGCGTTATCAGAAGGAGCAAAACAAAGCAGCCTGGCGCGCCCAGCGCGATATGTGGCGGGCGCAGCGCGATGCTCTTCGCGCCCAGAACCGTGCAATGCGAGTGCCTTCCGTGGCCGGGCCGATCGTTCTCATCTGCGTGGGCATCATCGCACTTTTGCTGATCTCGGGGCGCATGGACGCCGACCAGTTCTGGAACTGGTACGGCCACTGGTGGCCGCTGTTGCTGATCGGCATTGGAGTTGTCGCTCTCGCCGAGTGGGCCATCGATCTGCGCCGCGACAATCCCCCGGCCCGCCGCTTTGGTGGTTATTTCGGAATCATCGTCCTGCTGGTGATTGTCGGCATCTGCGCCGCAGGATCGCACCGCTTCTGGGGTCCGTTGCGCGCCGAGTTCGGCGACAACAACGATGACTTCTTCAATGCTCTCGGCGAGCCGCAGCATGACATGGATCAGGCCGTGCTGGATACCAAGGTCCCGGCCAACGCGCAGATTGAGATCCAGAACCCGCGCGGTGATGTCAGCATCTCTTCCGGCGACGACGCCAATGTCTCGGTCAAAGCTCATCAGGTGGCCTTTGCAAGCTCCGATGCCTCGGCGAAGAAAATCTTCGATGCCCAGCAGGCGCATGTGACCGTCAGCGGAAATGCCGTCCTCGTCAAAGTGGATGGAAACTCCAGCGGCCGCACCAACCTCGCTATCACGGTTCCACGCTCGGCCTCCGTCAACGTCACCACGGGACACGGCGGCCTGACCGTCGCCGGATTAAGCGGGAACGTGGACGCCCAGGTACAGCACGGCGACATGGAAGTGACTGCGATTCAGGGCCACGTTCATGCGCGGCTTTCCAATCACGGAGACCTGTCCGCCCATGACATTCAGGGCGACGTCACGGTAGAAGGCGATGGCGGCGATCTGACCATCTCCGACATTCACGGCAAAATCACCCTGCAAGGTGACTACACCGGAGACACGCACGTAGAACGTGCCGATCAGTCGATCCACTTCCACTCCTCGCGAACGGAACTGGATTTTGCGCGCCTTCCCGGCGATATGTCGCTGAACGGCGACTCGCTGCACGCGACTCAGGTCGTCGGTCCGGTCCGCGTGATTTGCTCGCGCTCCAAGGACATCGAGTTGAGTCAGGTCTACGGCGATGCGCATATCGAGGATCACGATGCGCGCGTCGAGTTGGACATGGCTGGTTCTTACCCGGTCGAGGTCAAGAACAACAAGGGCGATGTCGAGGTATCGCTTCCGCCGAACGCGTCGGAATCCGTGGAAGCCCGAACGCACAATGGCGATATCGTCTCGGATTTTCCTCTCTCGATCAGCGGAGACGAAGACAAAACCATGACCGGAACTATTGGCAAGGGCGGTCCGAAACTCACGATGTCGACCGAGCACGCCGACCTTCGTCTGCATAAAGGAGATGAAGCGCCGCCAATGCCCACGCTCTCAGTCGCGCCAAAGGCGCCCGCTGCACCCAAGGCTCCGGCTGCTCCAACCGCTCCACATCTGAAAGCCTCAAAAGGCGAAGAAGCAACCCCGGTCACGCAATAA
- a CDS encoding B-box zinc finger protein, which produces MHCVNHPEKDVQSYCQHCGKPLCADCVRTTPSGQIFCETCIVATGGNPTGPATGPAWTGATYPGNPASGFAVPISGGPNPSAAALLGLIPGVGAMYNGQLFKGLIHVVIFAVLVSITDHYGIFGLFIGAWVLYQSFEAYHTAKARRDGLPVPDPFGLNELGSWLNMGGSGRSTGIHPGENPPAPPAATYAQTEPPPYNAPYSSSWSDPAPGAGPGFGSGFGPGPIPQQPPYTDPFTGPNPGAYTESYPPGAIPPIPPVPPYNWRRREPIFAFVLIGLGIIFLLQSLGFVTHLMHYIWPLMLIGLGVWLIVRRVGYLQGGSK; this is translated from the coding sequence ATGCATTGCGTAAATCATCCCGAAAAGGATGTTCAATCCTATTGCCAGCACTGCGGCAAGCCTCTCTGCGCAGACTGCGTGCGAACCACGCCCAGCGGCCAGATCTTCTGCGAGACCTGCATTGTCGCGACCGGCGGCAATCCAACCGGTCCAGCAACTGGTCCAGCCTGGACGGGCGCAACCTATCCAGGGAATCCCGCCTCCGGATTCGCGGTACCGATCAGCGGCGGTCCAAATCCTTCGGCTGCTGCGCTACTGGGCCTGATTCCCGGCGTGGGCGCCATGTACAACGGCCAGCTTTTCAAGGGTCTGATTCACGTTGTGATCTTTGCCGTGCTGGTGTCGATTACCGATCACTACGGGATCTTTGGCCTTTTCATCGGAGCCTGGGTTCTCTATCAGTCCTTCGAGGCCTACCACACCGCCAAAGCGCGGCGAGACGGCCTTCCGGTGCCAGATCCCTTCGGGCTCAACGAACTGGGAAGCTGGCTGAATATGGGAGGCTCGGGCCGCTCAACAGGCATTCATCCGGGCGAGAATCCCCCCGCCCCTCCAGCCGCAACCTATGCGCAGACAGAGCCGCCGCCTTATAACGCCCCATATAGCAGCTCATGGAGCGATCCCGCGCCTGGTGCCGGTCCAGGCTTCGGGTCCGGTTTCGGACCAGGCCCGATTCCTCAGCAGCCGCCTTATACCGATCCGTTCACTGGACCGAATCCCGGAGCGTACACGGAGAGCTATCCGCCGGGCGCCATTCCGCCGATTCCTCCAGTTCCGCCCTACAACTGGCGTCGTCGTGAGCCGATCTTCGCCTTCGTCCTGATTGGCCTTGGAATCATCTTTCTGTTGCAAAGTCTCGGATTTGTTACCCATCTCATGCATTACATCTGGCCGCTCATGCTGATCGGCCTCGGTGTCTGGCTGATTGTGCGCCGTGTTGGCTATTTACAAGGAGGTTCCAAATGA
- a CDS encoding anti-sigma factor family protein: protein MAEKIKDRANIPNSPACGLWETLLVDAMDGLLRPEDEAIFSSHMATCASCAEMFEQVRRGREWLEFLAPEPEVPAHLLDRILVETGHGKLDSRKLDPGKLILAGGPASGLGASGNVLTMTPVWQRPGFGARMRRFAEPRLLMTAAMAFFSIALTLSMTGVRISSFKMADLRPASVRSLLEKRIMTASTPIIRYYDHLRFVYEVESRMRELRRSTETDQQSQPADQNKTQPSAPAPAGSGGDGQTHRKDGGSKLNPNAAPQQTVNPPAPLWSGDTIVAQLETGLLPQPGILATSQEADLKSKGLTTHREVSSATGTETVVAGSIAKHVLAMPEWSISCIA from the coding sequence ATGGCAGAGAAAATCAAGGACCGGGCAAACATTCCGAACTCTCCGGCCTGTGGGCTCTGGGAGACGCTGCTGGTAGACGCAATGGATGGGCTGCTGCGACCCGAAGATGAAGCGATCTTCTCCAGTCACATGGCCACCTGCGCCTCCTGCGCGGAAATGTTTGAACAGGTTCGGCGAGGCCGGGAATGGTTGGAATTCCTGGCCCCTGAGCCAGAGGTTCCGGCCCATCTGCTGGACAGGATTCTGGTGGAAACCGGCCATGGAAAGCTGGACTCTAGAAAACTGGACCCAGGCAAGCTGATCCTGGCGGGAGGCCCTGCTTCTGGTCTCGGCGCTTCGGGAAACGTGCTCACCATGACTCCGGTATGGCAGCGGCCTGGGTTTGGCGCAAGGATGCGCCGCTTTGCCGAGCCTCGCCTGCTGATGACCGCGGCAATGGCATTCTTCTCCATCGCCCTTACCCTGAGCATGACCGGTGTGCGCATCTCCAGTTTCAAAATGGCCGATCTGAGACCGGCTTCCGTGCGTTCTCTCTTGGAAAAGCGCATCATGACCGCTTCCACGCCGATCATTCGCTACTATGATCACCTTCGCTTTGTGTACGAGGTGGAGTCGAGAATGCGCGAGCTGCGGCGATCCACGGAAACCGACCAGCAAAGCCAGCCAGCCGACCAGAACAAGACCCAACCCAGCGCTCCTGCACCCGCAGGTTCAGGCGGCGACGGTCAGACGCATCGTAAGGATGGTGGCTCCAAACTGAACCCTAATGCTGCTCCACAGCAGACGGTCAACCCCCCAGCCCCGCTGTGGAGCGGAGACACAATTGTGGCGCAGCTTGAAACCGGGCTGCTCCCACAACCCGGGATTCTGGCGACATCCCAGGAAGCAGATTTGAAAAGCAAGGGCTTAACCACACACAGAGAGGTATCCAGCGCGACCGGGACAGAGACGGTCGTAGCTGGTTCAATCGCGAAACACGTGTTGGCAATGCCGGAATGGAGCATTTCATGCATTGCGTAA
- a CDS encoding RNA polymerase sigma factor produces the protein MKTPKPWRSDAGPSGPARRVVNEPVGRLGQGETGQLGIRRSMEAGAQVEPDWSEVVRRCLSGESPAWTELVRAHHRRVYALCYRFTGSGTEAEDLTQEVFLKIYSNLTSFDVSRGSLQVWITTLTRNLLVDHFRRTRNLRVTGSLDDGWDETGELRPIDRLEAKGPTQHDQATRRELEKMVQNALAQVSPELREAVILRDLQDMDYKEIAQVLGIPEGTVKSRISRGRAELARLLERNKKEVM, from the coding sequence TTGAAAACGCCGAAGCCCTGGCGATCGGACGCTGGGCCGTCCGGTCCGGCGCGCAGGGTTGTAAATGAGCCCGTCGGCCGCTTGGGCCAGGGCGAGACCGGGCAACTGGGGATCAGGCGAAGCATGGAGGCAGGCGCACAGGTGGAACCCGACTGGTCGGAAGTCGTGCGCCGGTGCCTCTCCGGTGAATCGCCAGCCTGGACAGAGTTGGTCCGGGCGCACCACCGCCGCGTATACGCGCTCTGCTATCGCTTTACCGGCTCCGGCACCGAAGCCGAGGACCTGACCCAGGAAGTCTTTCTCAAGATCTATTCGAATCTGACCAGCTTCGACGTTTCGCGTGGCAGTCTCCAGGTCTGGATCACCACCCTGACCCGCAACCTGCTCGTGGATCATTTCCGCCGTACCCGAAATCTAAGAGTTACCGGCTCCCTCGACGACGGTTGGGACGAAACCGGCGAATTGCGCCCAATCGACCGTCTTGAGGCCAAGGGGCCGACGCAGCACGATCAGGCAACCCGGCGTGAACTCGAAAAGATGGTCCAAAATGCTCTCGCGCAGGTCTCGCCCGAATTGCGCGAAGCTGTTATTCTGCGTGATCTGCAAGACATGGATTACAAAGAGATTGCCCAGGTGCTAGGCATTCCGGAAGGGACTGTAAAGTCTCGTATCAGCCGGGGCCGCGCGGAACTTGCGCGGCTACTCGAACGTAACAAGAAGGAGGTGATGTAG
- a CDS encoding putative toxin-antitoxin system toxin component, PIN family, which yields MRPIQRVILDTSTLVSAALRAGSIPEQALLKALRTCNVCASMESLYELTQVLDREKFDRYLDRDSRSAFVALIRRTVQIFAVQEIDIGVIDPPCRNSRDNKFLALALVSEADVLVSSDEDLLVLHPWRGMPIITPAEFLGGYAA from the coding sequence GTGAGGCCTATTCAACGGGTCATTCTGGACACAAGTACGCTGGTGAGCGCCGCGCTCCGCGCAGGGTCGATACCTGAGCAAGCCTTGCTGAAGGCGTTGCGCACCTGTAATGTTTGCGCCAGCATGGAAAGCCTGTATGAGCTGACACAGGTGCTTGATCGTGAAAAGTTCGACCGCTACCTCGACAGGGATTCGCGCAGCGCTTTTGTCGCGCTGATACGCCGCACAGTGCAAATATTCGCAGTGCAGGAAATAGATATTGGAGTTATTGATCCCCCTTGTCGCAACTCCAGAGACAACAAGTTTCTGGCTTTGGCGTTGGTTTCCGAGGCCGATGTTCTGGTGAGCAGCGATGAGGATTTACTGGTATTACATCCTTGGCGCGGGATGCCGATCATAACCCCAGCCGAGTTTCTCGGCGGCTATGCTGCATGA
- a CDS encoding type II toxin-antitoxin system Phd/YefM family antitoxin — MVTMTSVEAQNSFGKLLDTVQREAVAITRHGRPTAFVVSPQDMEELLDSRRKRSSAVADLEMWRAEAAKRATAAQTAATAALTDEDVTRMVHEAR, encoded by the coding sequence ATGGTGACGATGACCTCCGTAGAGGCACAAAATAGCTTTGGGAAGCTGCTCGACACGGTCCAGCGCGAAGCTGTGGCGATTACTCGTCATGGACGTCCCACGGCCTTTGTTGTATCCCCGCAGGACATGGAAGAGCTACTGGATTCGCGGCGCAAACGCAGCAGTGCCGTGGCCGATCTGGAGATGTGGAGAGCAGAGGCCGCAAAGCGCGCGACCGCTGCGCAGACGGCAGCTACAGCCGCGTTGACTGATGAGGATGTGACCCGCATGGTGCATGAGGCTCGGTGA